A section of the Chlorocebus sabaeus isolate Y175 chromosome 17, mChlSab1.0.hap1, whole genome shotgun sequence genome encodes:
- the PAQR8 gene encoding membrane progestin receptor beta: MTTAILERLSTLSVSGQQLRRLPKILEDGLPKMPCTVPETDVPQLFREPYIRTGYRPTGHEWRYYFFSLFQKHNEVVNVWTHLLAALAVLLRFWAFAEAEALPWASTHSLPLLLFILSSITYLTCSLLAHLLQSKSELSHYTFYFVDYVGVSVYQYGSALAHFFYSSDQAWYERFWLFFLPAAAFCGWLSCAGCCYAKYRYRRPYPVMRKICQVVPAGLAFILDISPVAHRVALCHLAGCQEQAAWYHTLQILFFLVSAYFFSCPVPEKYFPGSCDIVGHGHQIFHAFLSICTLSQLEAILLDYQGRQEIFLQRHGPLSVHMACLSFFFLAACSAATAALLRHKVKARLTKKDS; the protein is encoded by the coding sequence ATGACGACCGCCATCTTGGAGCGCCTGAGCACCCTGTCGGTCAGCGGGCAGCAGCTGCGCCGCCTGCCCAAGATCCTGGAGGATGGGCTTCCCAAGATGCCTTGCACTGTCCCGGAAACGGATGTGCCCCAGCTCTTCCGGGAGCCTTACATCCGCACCGGCTACCGCCCCACGGGTCATGAGTGGCGCTACTACTTCTTCAGCCTCTTTCAGAAGCACAATGAGGTGGTCAACGTCTGGACCCATTTACTGGCAGCCCTGGCTGTCCTCTTGCGATTCTGGGCCTTTGCCGAGGCTGAGGCCTTGCCATGGGCGTCTACCCACTCCCTGCCCCTGCTCCTTTTCATCCTGTCGTCAATCACTTACCTCACCTGCAGCCTTCTGGCCCACCTGCTGCAGTCCAAGTCAGAGCTCTCCCACTACACCTTCTACTTTGTGGACTATGTTGGCGTGAGCGTTTACCAATATGGCAGCGCTTTGGCTCATTTCTTCTACAGCTCTGACCAGGCCTGGTATGAGCGGTTCTGGCTTTTCTTCTTGCCAGCAGCTGCCTTCTGTGGCTGGTTATCTTGTGCTGGCTGTTGCTATGCCAAATATCGTTACCGGAGGCCTTACCCAGTCATGAGGAAGATCTGTCAAGTGGTGCCGGCAGGGCTGGCCTTCATCCTAGACATCAGCCCCGTGGCACACCGTGTGGCGCTCTGCCACCTGGCTGGCTGCCAGGAGCAAGCAGCCTGGTACCACACCCTCCAGATCCTCTTCTTCCTGGTTAGCGCTTATTTCTTCTCCTGCCCAGTGCCTGAGAAGTACTTCCCGGGTTCCTGTGACATCGTAGGCCATGGGCATCAGATCTTCCATGCCTTTCTGTCCATCTGCACGCTCTCCCAGCTGGAGGCCATCCTCCTGGACTACCAGGGGCGGCAGGAGATCTTCCTGCAGCGCCATGGACCCCTATCTGTCCACATGGCCTgcctctccttcttctttctggCTGCCTGCAGTGCTGCCACCGCAGCCCTGCTGAGGCACAAAGTCAAGGCCAGACTGACCAAGAAAGATTCCTGA